One genomic window of Rhodothermales bacterium includes the following:
- a CDS encoding 6-carboxytetrahydropterin synthase codes for MKVAKQFTWEAAHRLPWHTGACKNLHGHSYKMTVELEGDPDERGMLIDFKEIKKILSPLIEDWDHATLVADDDIDLRYALEELGSRQALLPYDSTAENLSRYTAEYLMKQGTEVLRTRKIHNISVTVRETDTCYATFECPVVFVERKGLFARS; via the coding sequence ATGAAAGTAGCAAAACAATTTACCTGGGAAGCGGCGCATCGACTGCCATGGCATACCGGGGCATGCAAGAACCTGCACGGCCATTCGTATAAGATGACGGTCGAGTTGGAGGGCGACCCGGACGAGCGGGGTATGCTCATCGACTTCAAGGAGATCAAGAAAATACTCTCCCCGTTGATTGAGGACTGGGATCACGCTACCCTGGTGGCGGATGACGATATCGATCTCCGCTACGCGCTCGAGGAACTGGGCTCCCGCCAGGCCCTCCTGCCCTATGATAGCACGGCGGAAAACCTCTCCCGGTACACCGCCGAATACCTGATGAAGCAGGGCACCGAGGTGCTACGTACCCGCAAGATCCATAACATATCAGTTACGGTTCGTGAGACGGACACGTGTTATGCTACCTTTGAGTGCCCGGTCGTTTTCGTGGAGCGCAAAGGACTTTTTGCCCGCTCTTGA